One part of the Bacteroidia bacterium genome encodes these proteins:
- a CDS encoding SMI1/KNR4 family protein, with protein sequence MKKGLLHFFLILSLFSCQSLKDGREQKQLSSSIMEEYWSRIDNWIQKEAPALAAEINGPATANEIKDLEEYLGVEFPGSFKEFYRIHDAQKAHSDGIMNAEEFLSLERIKDEWTVWNDLLKGGDFEGITSTPVKGIKNDWWNAKWIPITYDGGGNHICLDLDPAEGGNYGQMIRMWHDDDTREMIAPSFEAWIKTYVEDLEKGEYVYSDDYGGLIRKDEL encoded by the coding sequence ATGAAAAAGGGACTTCTTCATTTTTTCTTAATTCTTAGCCTGTTTTCCTGCCAATCATTGAAAGACGGTAGGGAGCAAAAGCAATTATCCTCTTCAATTATGGAAGAATACTGGTCCAGAATAGACAACTGGATTCAAAAAGAAGCACCTGCTCTGGCTGCTGAAATCAATGGACCTGCCACTGCCAATGAAATTAAAGACCTTGAAGAATATCTGGGAGTTGAGTTTCCTGGATCCTTCAAAGAATTTTACAGGATACATGATGCGCAAAAGGCACATTCGGATGGTATCATGAATGCGGAAGAGTTTTTATCATTAGAACGCATCAAGGATGAATGGACCGTTTGGAATGATTTGCTAAAGGGGGGTGATTTTGAAGGAATTACCTCTACTCCGGTAAAAGGGATCAAAAATGACTGGTGGAATGCAAAATGGATCCCGATCACCTACGATGGAGGGGGGAATCACATTTGCCTGGACCTGGATCCGGCAGAGGGAGGAAATTATGGGCAGATGATCCGGATGTGGCATGATGATGATACCCGCGAAATGATTGCTCCCTCTTTCGAAGCATGGATCAAAACCTATGTAGAAGATTTGGAGAAAGGAGAATATGTGTATTCCGATGACTATGGAGGCTTGATTCGGAAAGATGAGCTTTGA
- a CDS encoding alpha/beta hydrolase-fold protein: MKTFASFAFLILYSLSLNFLIGQEEQYFEHKITSSHFEAERKVKVFLPDRYLRDTTGQFAIIFVLDAQYEPFWQMAKGNISYMVTSYVMLPSIIVGIHSDDRGSDFTPPARDLRKHIKEEVIPLIKEKYRVNDFRAVIGHSWGGAFVGSTLFSEDRDLFSAYIGISPSFDANDYTIIEAGSSLLKEGKPLNKYLYASAGDLGFREAESAEGLHHMDSLLNAHKTPGVVYDQQIFKGLGHWGCVIPSLSDGLVRMSREVFADQGLLEEMLRKKDTDVFEQLEAFHKKAQDTYDFYFEPSPSYYQSFANDLREQGQLSDAVIFYKKALEMDPEHARATVNLADAYDKLKMPKEAKAAFERTLVLLEEQKDSLPESFYTNVKKWAKEKVDSYK, translated from the coding sequence ATGAAAACCTTCGCAAGTTTCGCTTTCCTGATTTTGTATTCTCTCAGCCTTAATTTCCTGATTGGCCAGGAGGAACAGTACTTCGAACACAAAATCACTTCTTCCCATTTCGAGGCAGAAAGAAAAGTAAAAGTCTTTCTGCCGGATCGCTACCTTAGAGATACGACGGGGCAGTTTGCAATCATCTTTGTTCTGGATGCACAATACGAACCCTTTTGGCAAATGGCTAAAGGCAACATTTCCTATATGGTGACAAGCTATGTCATGCTTCCGTCAATAATTGTAGGTATTCACTCGGATGACAGAGGTTCTGACTTTACACCTCCTGCCAGAGACTTGCGAAAGCATATAAAAGAAGAAGTTATCCCACTTATTAAAGAGAAGTATCGGGTAAATGATTTCCGGGCAGTCATAGGGCATTCCTGGGGAGGAGCTTTTGTCGGTAGTACCTTGTTTAGCGAGGACAGGGATCTGTTTAGCGCATATATTGGAATTAGTCCATCTTTTGACGCAAATGATTATACAATTATTGAAGCAGGTTCAAGCTTGCTGAAAGAAGGGAAGCCTCTCAATAAATATCTTTATGCTTCAGCAGGAGACCTGGGATTTCGGGAAGCTGAATCAGCTGAGGGACTTCATCATATGGATTCCTTGCTCAATGCTCACAAAACGCCTGGCGTAGTATATGATCAACAAATTTTCAAAGGATTAGGACATTGGGGATGTGTTATTCCCTCCCTTTCTGATGGGCTAGTAAGAATGAGCCGTGAAGTATTTGCGGATCAGGGGTTACTTGAAGAAATGCTTAGAAAGAAAGACACAGATGTATTTGAGCAATTAGAGGCTTTTCATAAAAAAGCTCAGGATACCTACGATTTTTATTTTGAACCCAGTCCCTCTTATTATCAATCTTTTGCGAATGACCTCAGAGAACAGGGGCAATTGTCAGATGCTGTGATCTTTTATAAGAAGGCCCTGGAAATGGATCCGGAGCATGCACGTGCGACCGTAAATCTGGCGGATGCCTATGATAAATTGAAGATGCCGAAGGAGGCAAAAGCAGCTTTTGAACGCACCTTGGTACTCCTGGAAGAACAAAAGGATAGCCTCCCTGAATCCTTTTACACCAATGTGAAGAAATGGGCCAAAGAGAAAGTAGATAGCTATAAATGA
- a CDS encoding AAA family ATPase: protein MKILIFGASGSGTTTLGKLLSSKMGYTFLDADDFYWEKTDPPFTEKVPLALRSKNLQAALEAEKRAIISGSLVTWGDYWLTAFDLAIFLHLSPHIRLQRLGDRELKRYGDKLQHDPDRRANSKAFLAWAAKYDDPEFEGRSIRQHEDWIKKLSSAILRIEGDLDLEEKVRFVEKFLNENLV from the coding sequence ATGAAAATCCTCATATTCGGAGCATCTGGCTCAGGAACTACAACTTTGGGAAAACTTCTTTCCTCAAAAATGGGCTATACCTTTCTGGATGCGGATGATTTTTACTGGGAGAAAACCGATCCTCCTTTCACCGAAAAAGTCCCCCTAGCCTTACGAAGTAAAAATTTGCAAGCTGCTTTGGAAGCCGAAAAGCGAGCCATAATATCGGGATCCCTGGTAACATGGGGAGACTATTGGTTGACTGCCTTTGATCTGGCTATCTTTTTACACCTTTCTCCGCATATACGACTCCAAAGATTGGGAGATAGAGAGCTTAAACGATATGGAGATAAACTGCAACATGATCCAGATCGTAGAGCGAATTCAAAAGCCTTTTTAGCATGGGCGGCAAAGTATGATGATCCTGAATTTGAGGGTCGGAGTATTCGCCAGCATGAAGACTGGATCAAGAAACTCAGTTCTGCCATCTTGAGAATTGAAGGAGACCTTGATTTAGAGGAAAAAGTGCGGTTTGTTGAAAAATTCTTGAATGAGAATTTAGTATAG